In Gordonia iterans, the following proteins share a genomic window:
- the qcrB gene encoding cytochrome bc1 complex cytochrome b subunit, whose amino-acid sequence MTVADRLATQAHEADVRYRMAAGMRRQINKVFPTHWSFLLGELALYSFIILLLSGVYLTMFFDPSMAHVTYEGAYQPLNGVTMSRAYETTLDISFEVRGGLFVRQVHHWAALLFAASIIVHMMRIFFTGAFRKPREANWVIGCFLLLLAMFEGFFGYSLPDDLLSGTGVRAAMSGIVLGIPLIGTWLQFALFDGDFPGMIIIPRLYVLHVLIFPAIILALIGAHLALVWYQKHTQFPGPGRTENNVVGVRILPVFAAKGGAFFAITFGAIALMSGIFQINAVWNIGPYNPAQVSAGSQPDIYMMWTDGFARLMPAWELYLGNYTIPAIFWVVAVIGVVFTLLFAYPWIESALTGDKEPHNLLQRPRDAPVRTAVGAMALTFYIILTISCMNDVIAYKFHISLNATTWMGRIGLIVLPPLVYFIAYRWAISLQRSDRDVLAHGIESGIIRREAIGEYIEIHQPLGPVDSHGHPIPLPYEGAALPKRMNKLGFAGNHGTGSALTPDPADQQELNVKIAHDQHEVEKDALLELQARGGKAHED is encoded by the coding sequence CAAGGTCTTCCCGACCCACTGGTCGTTCCTCCTCGGTGAGCTCGCCCTCTACAGCTTCATCATCCTGTTGCTGTCGGGCGTCTACCTGACGATGTTCTTCGACCCGTCGATGGCCCACGTGACCTACGAGGGCGCCTACCAGCCCCTCAACGGCGTCACCATGAGCCGCGCGTACGAGACCACGCTGGACATCTCCTTCGAGGTCCGCGGCGGTCTGTTCGTCCGGCAGGTCCACCACTGGGCGGCTCTGCTGTTCGCCGCGTCGATCATCGTGCACATGATGCGCATCTTCTTCACCGGTGCGTTCCGCAAGCCGCGCGAGGCGAACTGGGTCATCGGCTGCTTCCTGCTGCTCCTGGCGATGTTCGAGGGCTTCTTCGGCTACTCGCTTCCGGACGACCTGCTCTCGGGCACCGGCGTTCGCGCCGCGATGAGCGGTATCGTGCTGGGCATTCCGCTGATCGGCACCTGGCTGCAGTTCGCCCTGTTCGACGGCGACTTCCCCGGCATGATCATCATCCCGCGCCTGTATGTGCTGCACGTGCTGATCTTCCCGGCCATCATCCTGGCGCTGATCGGTGCTCACCTGGCCCTGGTCTGGTACCAGAAGCACACGCAGTTCCCCGGCCCGGGCCGCACCGAGAACAATGTCGTCGGCGTCCGGATCCTCCCGGTCTTCGCGGCCAAGGGCGGTGCCTTCTTCGCGATCACCTTCGGTGCCATCGCCCTGATGTCCGGCATATTCCAGATCAACGCCGTCTGGAACATCGGCCCGTACAACCCGGCGCAGGTCTCGGCCGGTTCCCAGCCGGACATCTACATGATGTGGACGGACGGCTTCGCCCGCCTGATGCCTGCGTGGGAGCTCTACCTGGGCAACTACACGATCCCGGCCATCTTCTGGGTCGTCGCCGTGATCGGCGTGGTGTTCACCCTGCTGTTCGCGTATCCGTGGATCGAATCGGCGCTGACCGGCGACAAGGAGCCGCACAACCTGCTGCAGCGCCCGCGTGATGCTCCGGTCCGCACCGCGGTCGGCGCGATGGCCCTGACGTTCTACATCATCCTCACGATCAGCTGTATGAACGACGTCATCGCGTACAAGTTCCACATCTCGCTGAACGCGACCACGTGGATGGGCCGTATCGGACTGATCGTCCTCCCGCCGCTGGTGTACTTCATCGCGTACCGCTGGGCCATCTCGCTTCAGCGCAGCGACCGAGACGTGTTGGCGCACGGCATCGAGTCGGGCATCATCCGGCGCGAAGCGATCGGCGAGTACATCGAGATCCACCAGCCGCTCGGCCCGGTCGACAGCCACGGTCACCCGATCCCGCTCCCCTACGAGGGCGCGGCGCTGCCGAAGCGAATGAACAAGCTCGGCTTCGCGGGCAACCACGGCACCGGTTCGGCATTGACGCCGGACCCCGCCGACCAGCAGGAGCTGAACGTGAAGATCGCTCACGATCAGCACGAGGTCGAGAAGGACGCTCTCCTCGAGCTCCAGGCCCGCGGCGGCAAGGCTCACGAAGACTGA
- a CDS encoding helix-turn-helix domain-containing protein, translating to MITVDDRALIRRLAADGVPKARIAEQLRISRTTVVEAAASSGPPKYERKLSATREY from the coding sequence GTGATCACTGTGGACGACCGGGCGTTGATCCGCAGGCTCGCTGCTGACGGGGTGCCGAAGGCGCGGATCGCCGAGCAACTGCGTATCAGCCGTACGACGGTGGTCGAGGCGGCGGCCTCGTCGGGTCCGCCGAAGTACGAGCGGAAGTTGTCAGCGACGCGTGAATACTGA
- a CDS encoding cytochrome c oxidase subunit 4, whose amino-acid sequence MKIEARIFEAIAVFFLVMGVIYTVSTHFYYTGIEWAGAMCLYFSAALSILAGSYFRFVARRVEIRPEDYEEAEIEDGAGELGFFSPHSWWPIMVAIGASLFAIGFATGNFWFAIGAAVMILASASGLVMEYYVGPEKH is encoded by the coding sequence ATGAAGATCGAAGCGCGAATCTTTGAAGCCATCGCGGTGTTCTTCCTCGTGATGGGCGTGATCTACACGGTGTCGACGCACTTCTACTACACCGGGATCGAGTGGGCGGGCGCGATGTGCCTGTACTTCTCCGCCGCACTCTCGATTCTGGCGGGCTCGTACTTCCGGTTCGTCGCTCGTCGCGTGGAGATCCGGCCGGAGGACTACGAGGAGGCCGAGATCGAAGACGGCGCCGGGGAACTCGGGTTCTTCAGCCCGCACAGCTGGTGGCCGATCATGGTCGCCATCGGCGCATCGCTGTTCGCGATCGGCTTCGCGACCGGGAACTTCTGGTTTGCCATCGGGGCCGCGGTGATGATCCTCGCTTCGGCTTCGGGCCTGGTCATGGAGTACTACGTCGGCCCCGAGAAGCACTGA
- the ctaC gene encoding aa3-type cytochrome oxidase subunit II has product MKLTHGGRSSARRNSGASRTVKRLGALGALALAALVTSGCSPEEAVRFGWPSGITPPAKEMLHLWQWACIAALIMGVFVWGLIFWTITFHRRKGNKDATATDPAEELPRQTGYNVPLELAYTAVPFVMIAVLFYFTVMVQTNVERKEPNPPVVVDVTAFQWNWKFGYNTVRLADGTELVTPADAKKGSPFDLQDPEYYEHDGHEVELPGPAGGKDADVRDYLTFDKIETLGTSSEIPILVLPTDTRIQFDLASADVVHSFWVPEFLYKRDVMPFPKENHQDPSFQIEKIERPGAFVGRCAEMCGTYHAMMNFEVRAVSPEVFEAYIKYRLANPEKNNAEALSAVCQQPQSVVTVPFDTRRVATTDTPEYLGDANDTTIPNCTLPQSQEN; this is encoded by the coding sequence GTGAAATTGACTCACGGTGGACGTTCGTCGGCCCGGCGTAACTCGGGTGCGTCGCGCACGGTGAAGCGACTGGGCGCGCTGGGCGCGCTCGCGCTCGCCGCGCTGGTGACCTCCGGTTGCTCTCCGGAAGAGGCGGTGCGCTTCGGTTGGCCCAGCGGCATCACCCCGCCGGCCAAGGAGATGCTGCACCTGTGGCAGTGGGCGTGCATCGCGGCCCTGATCATGGGTGTCTTCGTCTGGGGCCTGATCTTCTGGACCATCACGTTCCACCGGCGCAAGGGCAACAAGGACGCCACGGCGACCGACCCCGCCGAGGAACTGCCGCGTCAGACCGGATACAACGTGCCGCTCGAGCTGGCCTACACGGCGGTGCCGTTCGTCATGATCGCGGTGCTCTTCTACTTCACCGTCATGGTGCAGACCAACGTCGAGCGCAAGGAGCCCAACCCGCCCGTCGTCGTCGACGTCACTGCGTTCCAGTGGAACTGGAAGTTCGGTTACAACACCGTGCGCCTGGCCGACGGCACCGAGCTGGTCACGCCGGCCGACGCCAAGAAGGGCAGCCCCTTCGATCTGCAGGATCCCGAGTACTACGAGCACGACGGCCACGAGGTGGAACTGCCCGGTCCCGCCGGCGGCAAGGACGCCGATGTCCGCGACTACCTGACCTTCGACAAGATTGAGACGCTCGGCACCTCCTCGGAGATCCCGATCCTCGTTCTGCCGACGGACACGCGTATCCAGTTCGACCTGGCGTCAGCCGACGTCGTCCACTCCTTCTGGGTTCCCGAATTCCTGTACAAGCGCGACGTGATGCCGTTCCCGAAGGAGAACCATCAGGATCCGAGCTTCCAAATCGAGAAGATCGAGCGCCCGGGTGCCTTCGTCGGCCGCTGCGCGGAGATGTGCGGCACCTACCACGCGATGATGAACTTCGAGGTCCGGGCAGTGTCGCCGGAGGTCTTCGAGGCCTACATCAAGTACCGGCTCGCGAACCCGGAGAAGAACAACGCCGAGGCGCTGTCCGCGGTCTGCCAGCAGCCGCAGTCGGTGGTCACGGTGCCGTTCGACACCCGTCGGGTCGCCACCACCGACACCCCGGAGTACCTGGGTGACGCGAACGACACGACCATCCCGAACTGCACGCTTCCCCAGTCCCAGGAGAACTGA
- the asnB gene encoding asparagine synthase (glutamine-hydrolyzing) produces the protein MCGLLGMLTRDGSASSIVDLIAEASHCMRHRGPDDALTWHDDDLALGFNRLSIIDIEHSPQPLLWGPPEQPDRYALAFNGEIYNYLELRAELEETFGAKFHTGGDGEPIVVGFHHWGPAVLTKLRGMFAFAIWDTVTESLFLARDPFGIKPLYLATGPGGTAFGSEKKSLLELLGALGLDATLDARAIEHYTVLQYVPEPESLHANIRRLESGTYARLTPGTDPVVTRYFTPRFQVRPFARDDDQARYDEIADALRDSVAKHMRADVTVGSFLSGGIDSTAIAALAIQHNPDLITFTTGFEREGYSEVDVAAESAEAIGARHIVKVVSPAEFIEALPKIIWYLDDPVADPALVPLYFVAAEARKHVKVVLSGEGADELFGGYTIYREPLSLKPFDKLTPGLRRLAGRVSEKIPEGKRGKSLLHRGSLTLEERYYGNARSFDDERLRRVLREFRPEWMHTDVTAPIYAESRGMDPVARMQHLDLFTWLRGDILVKADKMTMANSLELRVPFLDKEVFAVAEGLPFDQKLAHGTTKYALRRALEQIVPAHVLHRKKLGFPVPLRHWLAGTEMYEWARAVITASDTDEIFDKRFVLQMLDEHRAGVVDNSRRIWTVLCLMIWYGIFVDGTIDPKIEERDYPVVV, from the coding sequence GTGTGCGGTTTGCTCGGAATGCTCACGAGGGACGGCTCGGCGTCGTCGATCGTCGACCTGATCGCGGAGGCCTCGCACTGTATGCGCCACCGCGGTCCCGACGATGCCCTTACCTGGCACGACGACGACCTCGCGCTCGGCTTCAACCGGCTGTCGATCATCGACATCGAGCATTCGCCGCAACCTCTGCTGTGGGGGCCGCCGGAGCAGCCCGATCGCTACGCTCTCGCGTTCAACGGTGAGATCTACAACTATCTCGAACTGCGCGCCGAGCTGGAGGAGACCTTCGGCGCGAAGTTCCACACCGGCGGCGACGGCGAGCCGATCGTCGTGGGATTCCACCATTGGGGACCGGCGGTCCTCACCAAGCTCCGCGGCATGTTCGCGTTCGCGATCTGGGACACGGTGACCGAGTCGCTGTTCCTCGCCCGCGACCCGTTCGGGATCAAACCGCTGTATCTGGCCACCGGACCGGGCGGCACCGCGTTCGGCAGCGAGAAGAAGAGCCTGCTGGAACTGCTGGGTGCGCTCGGGCTGGACGCGACGCTCGACGCCCGGGCGATCGAGCATTACACCGTCCTGCAGTACGTGCCGGAGCCGGAGTCGCTGCACGCGAACATCCGCCGTCTCGAATCGGGCACCTATGCGCGGCTGACACCGGGCACGGACCCTGTGGTGACCCGCTACTTCACGCCGCGCTTCCAGGTGCGCCCGTTCGCGCGCGACGACGACCAGGCGCGCTACGACGAGATCGCCGATGCGTTGCGGGACTCGGTCGCCAAGCACATGCGCGCCGACGTGACCGTCGGCTCGTTCCTCTCCGGCGGAATCGATTCCACCGCGATCGCTGCGCTGGCCATTCAGCACAACCCGGATCTGATCACCTTCACCACCGGCTTCGAGCGCGAGGGTTACTCGGAGGTCGATGTGGCCGCCGAGTCGGCCGAGGCGATCGGCGCCCGGCACATCGTGAAGGTGGTGAGTCCCGCCGAGTTCATCGAGGCACTGCCGAAGATCATCTGGTACCTCGACGATCCGGTCGCCGACCCCGCGCTGGTCCCGCTGTACTTCGTGGCCGCCGAGGCGCGCAAGCACGTGAAGGTGGTGCTCTCCGGCGAGGGCGCCGACGAACTGTTCGGCGGCTACACGATCTACCGCGAGCCGCTCTCGCTGAAGCCCTTCGACAAGCTGACCCCGGGCCTGCGCCGCTTGGCCGGCCGGGTGTCGGAGAAGATCCCTGAGGGCAAGCGCGGCAAGAGCCTGCTGCACCGCGGCTCGCTGACGCTCGAAGAGCGCTACTACGGGAATGCGCGAAGCTTCGACGACGAGCGCCTGCGCCGGGTCCTGCGCGAGTTCCGGCCCGAGTGGATGCACACCGACGTGACCGCGCCGATTTACGCCGAGAGCCGCGGGATGGATCCGGTCGCGCGCATGCAGCACCTGGACCTGTTCACCTGGTTGCGTGGCGACATCCTGGTCAAGGCCGACAAGATGACGATGGCCAACTCGTTGGAACTGCGCGTGCCGTTCCTCGACAAGGAGGTCTTCGCCGTCGCCGAGGGACTCCCCTTCGACCAGAAGCTGGCGCACGGCACCACCAAGTACGCGTTGCGCCGCGCGCTCGAGCAGATCGTTCCGGCGCACGTGCTGCACCGGAAGAAGCTGGGCTTCCCGGTGCCCCTTCGGCACTGGCTGGCCGGCACCGAGATGTACGAGTGGGCGCGCGCGGTGATCACCGCTTCCGACACCGACGAGATCTTCGACAAGCGCTTCGTCCTGCAGATGCTCGACGAGCACCGCGCCGGCGTGGTGGACAACAGCCGCCGCATCTGGACGGTGCTGTGCTTGATGATCTGGTACGGGATCTTCGTCGACGGCACCATCGACCCGAAGATCGAGGAGCGCGACTACCCGGTGGTGGTGTAG
- a CDS encoding carbohydrate kinase family protein, with protein sequence MFIAVCGSLATDHLMKFPGKFSEQLLGDQLEHLSLSFLTEDLIVRRGGVGGNIAFAIGALGGAPLLIGAAGEDFAEYREWLTDHGVDCRGVRISRTQHTARFMCTTDTAMAQVAFFYPGAMSEAREIDVTEVFDETGRPDLVLIAPDDPDAMVRHTELCRDHRIPFAADPSQQLARLDGETARGLIDGAKYLFTNEYEWGLLRKKTGLSESDVAEMVGVRITTRGSDGIDIVPSDGDAIHVPVVPVREAQDPTGVGDGFRAGFLSGLARGLRFERAAQLGAMIATLVLECDSTQGWTCDDREAIARIRDAYGEAAAADIHAVL encoded by the coding sequence ATGTTCATTGCCGTATGCGGGTCGCTGGCGACCGATCATCTGATGAAGTTCCCCGGCAAGTTCTCCGAGCAACTGCTCGGCGACCAGCTGGAGCACCTCTCGCTGAGCTTCCTCACCGAGGACCTGATCGTGCGCCGCGGCGGCGTCGGCGGGAACATCGCGTTCGCGATCGGTGCGCTCGGCGGCGCGCCCCTGCTCATCGGCGCCGCCGGCGAAGACTTCGCTGAGTACCGCGAGTGGCTCACCGACCACGGCGTCGACTGCCGCGGCGTGCGGATCTCCCGGACTCAGCACACTGCCCGCTTCATGTGCACCACCGACACCGCGATGGCCCAGGTGGCGTTCTTTTACCCGGGCGCGATGTCCGAGGCCCGCGAGATCGACGTGACCGAGGTGTTCGACGAGACCGGGCGCCCCGACCTCGTGCTCATCGCGCCGGACGATCCCGACGCGATGGTCCGCCACACCGAACTGTGTCGCGACCACCGGATCCCGTTCGCCGCCGACCCGTCCCAGCAGCTCGCACGCCTGGACGGCGAGACCGCGCGCGGTCTGATCGACGGCGCCAAGTACCTGTTCACCAACGAGTACGAATGGGGTCTGCTGCGCAAGAAGACCGGGCTGTCCGAATCCGACGTCGCGGAGATGGTGGGCGTCCGGATCACCACCCGGGGTTCCGACGGCATCGACATCGTCCCGTCGGACGGCGACGCGATTCACGTGCCGGTGGTCCCGGTCCGGGAGGCGCAGGATCCGACGGGCGTCGGGGACGGCTTCCGAGCCGGCTTCCTCTCCGGACTGGCCCGCGGACTGCGCTTCGAGCGGGCCGCGCAGCTGGGCGCGATGATCGCCACCCTGGTGCTCGAGTGCGACTCGACGCAGGGCTGGACGTGCGACGACCGGGAAGCGATCGCCCGGATCCGGGACGCCTACGGCGAGGCGGCCGCAGCGGACATCCACGCCGTCCTCTGA
- a CDS encoding HesB/IscA family protein, with protein sequence MTTVQNETAQSGVVLTDSAAAKAKALLDQEGRDDMALRIEVQPGGCAGLRYQLYFDDRTLDGDIVTEFGGVKLAVDRMSAPYMKGATIDFVDSIEKQGFTIDNPNATGSCACGDSFN encoded by the coding sequence ATGACCACCGTCCAGAATGAGACCGCACAGTCGGGTGTGGTTCTGACCGACTCGGCCGCCGCCAAGGCCAAGGCACTCCTCGATCAGGAGGGCCGCGACGACATGGCGCTGCGCATCGAGGTGCAGCCGGGTGGCTGCGCCGGCCTGCGCTACCAGCTCTACTTCGACGATCGCACCCTCGACGGCGACATCGTGACCGAGTTCGGCGGCGTCAAGCTGGCCGTCGACCGGATGAGCGCGCCGTACATGAAGGGTGCCACGATCGACTTCGTCGACTCGATCGAGAAGCAGGGCTTCACCATCGACAACCCGAACGCGACCGGCAGCTGCGCCTGCGGCGACTCGTTCAACTGA
- a CDS encoding glycerate kinase family protein: protein MTDGELGAAGTGRSRGCRVVVMPDSFGGTLDAAAAAAAIGAGWQTGRPHDTVVLAPQSDGGPGFVEVLAASLGGEHRNLTVEGPLGDPVGASWLRRDATAYVEAAQACGLPLLPEPPDPHSAWSASTAGVGELISAAVAAGCRRIVVGLGGSATTDGGRGAAARLGGLAAARRLLRDVDLVAATDVDNPLLGPGGAAAVFGPQKGADAATVARLEERLAGWADHLEATAGHDLRDEPGAGAAGGLGAFLLACGGRRTSGAQLVAAETHRRDQIAAADLVITGEGRLDAQTLCGKLVAVVAEEAAAAAVPVLVLVGQTLLTAADSAAVGEVHSLVHHAGSLAAAMTDAGPQLTGLAARLAARWAGPGGVALGE, encoded by the coding sequence ATGACCGACGGGGAACTGGGCGCGGCCGGCACGGGCCGCAGTCGCGGGTGCCGCGTGGTAGTGATGCCGGACTCGTTCGGCGGCACGCTCGACGCGGCCGCTGCCGCCGCGGCCATCGGGGCCGGTTGGCAGACGGGTCGGCCGCACGACACGGTGGTGCTGGCTCCGCAGTCCGACGGGGGTCCCGGCTTCGTCGAGGTGCTGGCCGCGTCACTCGGCGGCGAGCACCGCAACCTGACCGTCGAGGGTCCGCTGGGCGACCCGGTAGGGGCGTCGTGGCTGCGTCGCGACGCCACCGCGTACGTGGAGGCGGCACAGGCCTGCGGGCTGCCCCTGCTGCCGGAACCGCCGGATCCGCACAGCGCCTGGTCGGCGAGCACCGCCGGGGTCGGCGAGCTGATCTCCGCGGCCGTCGCGGCCGGCTGCCGTCGGATCGTGGTCGGACTCGGCGGGTCGGCCACCACGGACGGGGGACGGGGAGCAGCCGCCCGGCTCGGCGGGCTCGCCGCGGCCCGGCGGCTGTTGCGCGACGTCGACCTCGTGGCGGCGACCGACGTCGACAATCCATTGCTCGGTCCCGGCGGGGCCGCGGCGGTGTTCGGGCCGCAGAAGGGTGCCGACGCCGCGACGGTCGCTCGCCTGGAAGAGCGTCTCGCCGGGTGGGCCGACCACCTCGAGGCCACCGCCGGGCACGATCTGCGTGACGAACCCGGGGCCGGCGCGGCCGGCGGCCTGGGCGCATTCTTGCTGGCGTGCGGCGGCCGTCGTACTTCCGGGGCGCAGTTGGTCGCCGCCGAGACCCACCGGCGTGACCAGATCGCCGCGGCCGATCTGGTGATCACCGGGGAGGGGCGACTCGACGCGCAGACGCTCTGCGGGAAGCTGGTCGCGGTGGTCGCGGAAGAGGCCGCTGCGGCGGCCGTGCCGGTCCTGGTGCTGGTCGGCCAGACGCTGCTCACCGCCGCCGATTCGGCTGCCGTCGGCGAGGTGCATTCGCTGGTGCACCACGCGGGCTCGCTCGCCGCGGCGATGACCGACGCGGGGCCGCAGCTGACCGGTCTCGCCGCGAGGCTGGCGGCCCGGTGGGCGGGCCCCGGCGGCGTCGCACTGGGGGAATAG
- a CDS encoding DUF3043 domain-containing protein has product MKLPWKSGADAGDATADETTADTSASSAASTDDGAPAKKGAGATTPGKGRPTPKRREAQARRTGPVAPPPTTRAEARARRKAQKATLTKEERKQLRAERTRARTEQREKMMSGDERYMIARDRGPVRAYVRDLVDSRRNFAGLFMPFAVLLIVAMMVPNFAVYINLVMLLFVVFMVIDSVILGRMVNKRVRERFPESTDTGFKLGLYAFTRAMQLRMMRAPRPRVSVGDEV; this is encoded by the coding sequence GTGAAGTTGCCCTGGAAATCCGGCGCCGACGCCGGCGACGCGACCGCCGACGAGACCACCGCCGACACCTCCGCGTCGTCCGCTGCGAGCACCGACGACGGTGCGCCCGCCAAGAAGGGCGCAGGCGCGACGACGCCGGGCAAGGGCCGCCCGACTCCCAAGCGCCGCGAGGCGCAGGCACGCCGCACCGGGCCGGTCGCGCCGCCGCCGACCACGCGCGCGGAGGCGCGGGCGCGGCGCAAGGCGCAGAAGGCCACGCTGACCAAGGAGGAGCGCAAGCAACTGCGCGCCGAGCGGACCAGGGCTCGCACCGAGCAGCGCGAGAAGATGATGTCCGGCGACGAGCGGTACATGATCGCCCGCGACCGCGGACCGGTTCGCGCCTATGTCCGCGACCTGGTCGATTCGCGCCGGAACTTCGCCGGGCTGTTCATGCCGTTCGCCGTCCTGCTGATCGTGGCGATGATGGTTCCGAACTTCGCGGTGTACATCAATCTGGTGATGCTGCTGTTCGTCGTCTTCATGGTGATCGACTCGGTGATCCTCGGCCGCATGGTCAACAAGCGGGTCCGCGAGCGCTTCCCGGAGAGCACCGACACCGGCTTCAAACTGGGCCTGTACGCGTTCACGCGCGCAATGCAGCTGCGGATGATGCGTGCTCCGCGGCCGCGCGTCAGCGTCGGCGACGAGGTCTAA
- the cobT gene encoding nicotinate-nucleotide--dimethylbenzimidazole phosphoribosyltransferase, which produces MRTLVLGGTRSGKSARAERLLADRPAVRYLATGAPPDPADLGWARRVQTHRDRRDDRYVVVETLDLAAQLRAHPDAAVLIDDLGNWVTGLLDAAGGWDDPAVDLAGEIADLADAVGEFRGALVIVSPEVGLSVVPTSASGRRFADVLGAANLAVAAACDDAELIVAGRVVALASPREAVEPTQQTEEAAGRVGEEAGGRVGEEAGGRVGEEAGGRVGEEAGGRVGEEAGGRVGEEAGGRVGEEAGGRVGEAQAEPYRDLAEPYRDPAESPAAVDPTDAEVFPVVDLPDEDVAEQTRARLLNLTKPPGSLGRLEDLGVWIASCQGACPPRRITAPHIAVFAGDHGVAADGVSAFPPEVTAQMVANIADGGAAINVLARRAGASVSVFDLSVNADETDPHIARYKVRRGTGDLRRGEAMTLGEARRALAAGRKVADDLVDSGADLLIAGDMGIGNTTPAAVLTGALTGKEPVVVVGRGTGIDDAAWIRKTAAIRDGLRFGRRHRNDPLSLLAAVSGPDFAAMAGFLAQAAVRRTPVILDGMVVTSAALVANALAPGASAWWCAGHRSTEPAHGFALAELGLEPVLELSMRLGEGSGAATALPVVSDAVDILLDMATFDGAGVSHEQR; this is translated from the coding sequence ATGCGCACCCTGGTCCTGGGCGGGACCCGTTCGGGCAAGTCCGCGCGCGCCGAACGGCTTCTCGCAGACCGTCCGGCCGTGCGCTACCTGGCGACCGGCGCCCCGCCGGACCCCGCCGACCTCGGTTGGGCGCGCCGTGTGCAGACCCACCGCGATCGGCGCGACGACCGGTACGTCGTGGTCGAGACCCTGGACCTGGCGGCGCAGCTGAGGGCCCACCCGGACGCCGCGGTGCTGATCGATGATCTGGGCAACTGGGTCACCGGACTGCTCGACGCCGCCGGCGGCTGGGACGATCCGGCGGTCGACCTGGCCGGCGAGATCGCCGACCTGGCCGACGCCGTCGGCGAGTTCCGCGGCGCACTGGTGATCGTCAGCCCCGAGGTGGGGCTGTCGGTGGTGCCCACCAGCGCGAGCGGTCGGCGTTTCGCCGACGTGCTCGGCGCGGCGAACCTCGCCGTCGCCGCCGCCTGCGACGACGCCGAACTGATCGTCGCCGGCCGCGTGGTCGCCCTGGCCTCCCCCCGGGAAGCCGTCGAACCCACCCAGCAGACCGAGGAAGCCGCTGGTCGAGTAGGCGAGGAAGCCGGTGGTCGAGTAGGCGAGGAAGCCGGTGGTCGAGTAGGCGAAGAAGCCGGTGGTCGAGTAGGCGAAGAAGCCGGTGGTCGAGTAGGCGAAGAAGCCGGTGGTCGAGTAGGCGAAGAAGCCGGTGGTCGAGTAGGCGAAGAAGCCGGTGGTCGAGTAGGCGAGGCGCAAGCCGAGCCGTATCGAGACCTGGCCGAGCCGTATCGAGACCCAGCCGAGTCCCCTGCCGCGGTCGATCCCACCGACGCCGAGGTCTTCCCCGTCGTCGACCTGCCCGACGAGGACGTGGCCGAGCAGACCCGGGCCCGCCTGCTGAATCTGACCAAGCCGCCGGGCTCGCTGGGCCGGCTGGAGGACCTCGGCGTCTGGATCGCCTCGTGCCAGGGCGCCTGCCCGCCGCGCCGGATCACCGCGCCGCACATCGCCGTGTTCGCCGGCGACCACGGGGTGGCCGCCGACGGCGTCTCGGCGTTCCCACCCGAAGTGACCGCCCAGATGGTCGCCAACATCGCGGACGGCGGGGCCGCGATCAATGTCCTCGCTCGGCGTGCGGGAGCGAGCGTCTCCGTGTTCGACCTGTCGGTGAACGCCGACGAAACAGACCCGCACATCGCGCGCTACAAGGTACGACGAGGCACCGGCGATCTGCGCCGCGGTGAAGCGATGACGCTCGGTGAGGCACGCCGAGCGCTCGCCGCGGGTCGCAAGGTGGCCGACGATCTGGTCGACTCCGGCGCCGACCTGCTGATCGCCGGCGACATGGGGATCGGCAACACCACTCCGGCGGCGGTGCTCACCGGCGCGCTGACCGGCAAGGAGCCGGTGGTGGTGGTCGGTCGCGGCACCGGGATCGACGACGCGGCCTGGATCCGCAAGACCGCCGCGATCCGCGACGGCCTGCGCTTCGGGCGCCGCCATCGCAACGATCCGCTCTCCTTGCTGGCGGCCGTCAGCGGCCCGGATTTCGCCGCGATGGCGGGTTTCCTGGCCCAGGCGGCGGTCCGTCGCACACCGGTGATCCTGGACGGCATGGTCGTCACCTCCGCCGCGTTGGTCGCCAACGCGCTCGCCCCCGGCGCCAGCGCCTGGTGGTGCGCGGGGCATCGGTCCACCGAGCCGGCCCATGGCTTCGCGCTGGCCGAACTCGGGCTGGAGCCGGTCCTGGAACTGTCCATGCGCCTCGGCGAGGGGTCCGGCGCGGCGACGGCGCTGCCCGTCGTCAGCGATGCGGTGGACATCCTCCTGGACATGGCGACGTTCGACGGCGCCGGCGTCTCACACGAGCAACGATGA